Proteins encoded within one genomic window of Gracilimonas sp.:
- a CDS encoding histidine kinase dimerization/phosphoacceptor domain -containing protein, translating to MKESYYFKIFESIASLCLLFLFISHSAFGQVHSDSLWPYSKIRADVDDNDTLDYLGNEVFITGTANINSGLLHEHYLQAFVQNDSAGMSIFAMQIDTPFQVGDSLVVRGKIQRYNGLAEVSADSYQVFKNTRSRPTPKPLSAAITNPAQYLGMLVEGEGNVIEKGNTFNGKFVRISQENSQGSMMVYVSNFHHLYEDFDFDILRIGDKISVKGIITEYNPDFPNERTYKLFLRTPDDLRYASVPQYYLYLLFGGVVVGSFVIIGWVIILRHRVDSKTSEIQHSLKEKDVLLREIHHRVKNSLSIVSGLLELQLESTNNEDARSILQNSQARIHSVALIHEKLYQTESLSEIELDNYIKELVEAIHRTFNDYKKDVTLSFDLEKVELDIDRVIPCGLLINELVVNAFKHAFSKGKKGTLHFTLKTKNEHILLTVSDNGPGLPKKFDQKKDESLGTMLIHTFTAQLDGQMEIETNSRGTTFMFTFPINQKQSK from the coding sequence ATGAAGGAATCTTACTACTTTAAAATTTTTGAAAGCATAGCTTCGTTATGTCTTCTTTTTTTATTCATCAGCCATTCCGCTTTCGGGCAGGTTCATTCCGACTCCCTCTGGCCTTACTCCAAAATAAGAGCTGATGTTGATGATAACGATACGCTGGATTACCTCGGTAATGAAGTTTTTATCACCGGTACAGCCAACATTAACAGCGGACTTCTGCATGAGCATTATTTACAGGCATTCGTTCAAAATGACTCCGCAGGGATGTCTATTTTTGCTATGCAAATAGACACCCCTTTTCAGGTTGGTGACAGTTTAGTAGTTAGAGGGAAAATACAGCGGTATAACGGCTTAGCAGAGGTTAGTGCCGATTCTTATCAGGTTTTTAAAAATACCCGTTCCCGTCCAACTCCCAAACCACTTTCTGCTGCAATTACTAATCCCGCTCAATATCTCGGGATGTTGGTAGAAGGGGAAGGAAATGTAATTGAGAAAGGAAATACCTTTAATGGAAAGTTTGTGCGTATTTCTCAGGAAAATAGCCAGGGAAGTATGATGGTTTATGTATCTAACTTTCATCACCTGTATGAAGATTTTGACTTTGATATCTTACGCATAGGAGACAAGATATCAGTCAAAGGAATTATCACGGAGTATAATCCTGACTTTCCAAATGAACGAACGTACAAGTTATTCTTACGAACCCCCGATGACCTGCGGTATGCCTCTGTTCCACAATATTACCTGTACCTGCTCTTTGGTGGAGTTGTGGTTGGCAGCTTTGTTATCATTGGCTGGGTAATTATTCTCAGGCATCGGGTTGATTCCAAAACATCCGAGATTCAGCATTCACTGAAAGAGAAAGATGTGCTTCTTCGAGAGATTCACCACCGTGTTAAAAACAGCCTTTCGATCGTTTCGGGACTGCTTGAACTGCAACTGGAAAGCACAAACAATGAAGACGCACGTAGCATACTTCAAAATAGTCAAGCACGTATCCACTCTGTGGCTTTGATCCATGAAAAACTCTATCAAACAGAATCACTTTCTGAGATTGAGCTGGATAATTATATCAAGGAGCTTGTTGAGGCAATACACAGAACATTCAATGATTACAAAAAAGACGTAACACTTTCATTTGATCTGGAAAAAGTTGAACTCGATATAGACCGTGTTATTCCTTGTGGACTGCTCATTAATGAATTAGTTGTAAATGCCTTTAAACATGCCTTTAGCAAAGGCAAAAAAGGGACGCTTCATTTCACTCTGAAAACAAAAAATGAACATATTTTGTTAACGGTCTCCGACAACGGCCCCGGTCTTCCGAAAAAATTTGACCAAAAAAAGGATGAAAGCTTGGGAACTATGCTTATCCACACGTTTACCGCACAACTTGATGGTCAAATGGAAATCGAAACAAATAGCAGAGGTACGACCTTCATGTTCACTTTTCCCATAAACCAGAAACAGAGTAAGTGA
- a CDS encoding transglutaminase-like domain-containing protein, with translation MTSKTEIESLLYLMDDPDPFVQQSVENRLEELGEKAVPLLDEYRAEVNSEEAKCRVNNVIHKLTFGTLEADFIEVLESGLKTRKSLEEAIFTLARFDSPTLRISDYQKKLDHFAKMVEPQIKYRLDEKRKMKYLLKFIFEDLNFRGDSEQYHAPQNCFLNQVIDRRKGLPISLSLIVMFISRRLEMPFFGINMPIHFMLNFVGDKEELLIDPYDNGAIVTYDQCYFFLKKNNIEPRPEHFQIATNLDIVLRCIRNLIHSYERKEQLERVTDLKKLLNLAEMYE, from the coding sequence ATGACTTCAAAAACAGAAATTGAGTCGTTGCTTTACTTAATGGACGATCCCGATCCGTTTGTGCAACAAAGTGTAGAAAACCGCTTAGAGGAACTGGGCGAAAAAGCCGTGCCGCTGCTGGATGAGTATCGTGCCGAGGTTAACAGTGAAGAAGCCAAATGCAGGGTGAATAACGTCATCCACAAGCTTACTTTCGGTACGCTGGAAGCTGATTTCATTGAGGTGCTTGAAAGCGGGTTGAAAACGCGAAAATCGCTGGAGGAAGCCATATTTACTTTGGCCCGGTTCGACAGTCCCACCCTTCGGATTTCTGACTATCAAAAAAAATTAGATCATTTTGCAAAAATGGTTGAACCGCAAATAAAGTACAGGCTTGATGAAAAGCGAAAAATGAAGTATTTGCTTAAATTTATTTTTGAAGATCTCAATTTTCGCGGTGATTCCGAGCAATATCATGCACCTCAAAATTGCTTTTTAAACCAGGTGATAGACCGTCGAAAAGGACTTCCTATTTCTTTGAGTTTGATTGTGATGTTTATCTCACGCCGCCTCGAAATGCCTTTTTTTGGCATTAATATGCCTATTCATTTTATGTTGAATTTTGTGGGTGATAAAGAGGAATTATTAATTGACCCGTATGATAATGGGGCCATTGTAACTTATGATCAGTGCTATTTCTTTCTGAAGAAAAACAACATTGAGCCCCGCCCGGAACATTTCCAAATCGCCACGAACCTGGATATTGTACTGCGATGCATCAGGAATCTCATCCACAGCTACGAGCGGAAGGAACAGCTTGAACGTGTGACAGATTTGAAAAAATTATTGAACCTGGCGGAAATGTATGAGTAA
- a CDS encoding arginine deiminase family protein: MNINVSSEIGHLQGVIVHTPGHEVSLVNPELKDELLFDDIIFEEDARVEHLDMLDVFKAAMPSDGKVIEIVDLFIEVFQQEDARAYFIEQLIKEFPEENLHVIKKELHKLDTHDLLTFIIQGYIKNSKGFTLNPSPNLLFTRDLAAVVGSSILVSRAAKKARLRESLLMETLVHFHPLFESVRENAIRISGHQSIEGGDVLVVSEKLVLIGMSERTSFSGLMKGTEGLLNRGVETVLAVDIPKQRSSMHLDTIFTFSDNSECIVFPPAILEQQDNVVALFKDGESIKTETRVSLKAALEESTGREFNFIKCGGEDRTNQFREQWTDGANVFALAPGIIIGYERNTNTFNTLVDHGYNLMTQFEFVEEYKNKDFNPADGQKIAISFQGHELCRGRGGARCMTMPISRKPLTTKNRDD, encoded by the coding sequence ATGAACATTAATGTTTCTTCTGAAATTGGACACCTGCAAGGGGTGATTGTACACACTCCCGGACATGAGGTTTCCCTGGTAAACCCTGAGCTTAAAGACGAGCTGCTGTTTGACGATATTATTTTTGAGGAGGACGCCCGGGTTGAACATCTTGATATGCTGGATGTATTTAAGGCAGCCATGCCCTCCGATGGCAAGGTAATTGAGATTGTTGACTTATTTATTGAAGTATTCCAGCAGGAAGATGCACGGGCTTATTTCATAGAGCAGCTGATCAAGGAGTTTCCTGAAGAGAACCTTCACGTTATCAAAAAGGAATTACACAAGCTCGATACCCACGACTTGCTGACCTTTATCATCCAGGGATACATAAAAAACTCCAAAGGTTTTACCCTGAACCCCTCTCCTAATTTATTATTTACCCGCGATCTTGCTGCTGTTGTTGGTAGCAGTATTCTTGTTTCCCGCGCAGCCAAGAAAGCCCGGCTTCGGGAGTCTTTACTGATGGAAACCCTGGTTCATTTCCACCCATTGTTCGAAAGTGTTCGTGAAAATGCTATTCGTATTTCCGGACATCAATCGATAGAAGGCGGGGATGTTTTGGTTGTTTCTGAGAAACTGGTTTTAATTGGGATGAGTGAGCGCACTTCCTTCAGCGGATTAATGAAAGGAACCGAAGGATTATTAAACCGGGGAGTTGAAACCGTACTGGCCGTAGATATTCCCAAGCAGCGTTCATCCATGCACCTGGATACCATTTTCACTTTCTCTGATAATTCAGAATGCATCGTTTTTCCTCCAGCTATCCTGGAGCAGCAAGACAATGTAGTAGCTCTGTTTAAAGATGGTGAATCCATTAAAACAGAAACCCGTGTTTCTTTAAAAGCTGCACTCGAAGAAAGTACCGGCCGGGAGTTTAACTTTATAAAATGTGGAGGAGAAGACCGCACTAATCAATTTCGTGAACAATGGACTGACGGGGCCAACGTTTTTGCCCTCGCGCCGGGAATAATCATAGGTTACGAACGTAACACTAACACTTTTAACACACTGGTAGATCACGGTTACAACCTCATGACCCAGTTTGAATTTGTAGAAGAATACAAGAATAAAGATTTTAATCCCGCTGACGGCCAAAAAATTGCCATTAGTTTTCAGGGGCATGAATTGTGTAGAGGGCGAGGTGGAGCCCGATGTATGACAATGCCAATATCAAGAAAGCCATTAACCACAAAAAATAGAGACGATTGA
- a CDS encoding site-2 protease family protein: MSQNTFQEEVTTDFEVLSSNEDPKNKPGSRTILKHLGLFLLTLFFVTMTGANFVGFDPVLFPFAIPNTVDMLRGLLFAGLLLGFLTVHEFGHYFAAVYHNIKVSLPYYIPIPIGIGTLGAVIRIKERITRMHKLFDVGAAGPVAGFIVALAALLIGFATLPEPEYVHQFAGHEELKEYVTQNNAYPDFITDETEQGVLTVGNTLLYTVLASMFDNVPPMWEMYHFPFLFAGWLGLFFTALNLMPVGQLDGGHILYSLIGYRKHKIVARVFFACITALAGIEMIPFLRDFIAEYTALPFAEWFVWGFILYLLMTKAFRTDQLWINAMIITSLALTAGHNFVFGAVDPGQASFIWLIWSFFIAFIVKVEHPPVDFEEELSPGRRVIGWLSMLIFLLCISPNPIYMN; encoded by the coding sequence TTGAGCCAAAACACATTTCAAGAGGAAGTTACAACAGACTTTGAGGTGCTCTCATCCAACGAAGACCCAAAAAACAAACCGGGCTCCCGCACCATTCTAAAACACCTGGGCTTATTTCTGCTTACGTTGTTTTTTGTGACCATGACCGGTGCTAATTTTGTAGGTTTTGACCCCGTATTATTTCCTTTTGCCATTCCCAATACTGTGGATATGCTGCGTGGACTTCTATTTGCAGGATTATTGCTGGGTTTTTTAACCGTTCATGAGTTTGGTCATTACTTTGCTGCTGTATATCACAATATCAAAGTTTCTTTACCCTACTATATCCCCATTCCGATAGGCATCGGTACATTGGGGGCCGTGATCCGAATTAAAGAACGTATTACCCGCATGCACAAATTATTTGATGTGGGTGCCGCCGGTCCTGTTGCCGGATTTATAGTTGCACTGGCAGCCCTTTTGATTGGGTTTGCCACACTTCCCGAACCCGAATATGTTCACCAATTTGCAGGACACGAGGAATTAAAAGAGTATGTTACACAAAACAATGCTTATCCTGATTTTATTACCGACGAAACTGAACAGGGCGTGCTTACGGTAGGGAATACACTGCTCTATACCGTATTAGCCTCTATGTTTGATAACGTCCCTCCAATGTGGGAAATGTATCACTTTCCTTTTCTGTTTGCCGGATGGCTTGGGTTATTCTTCACTGCCCTTAATTTGATGCCTGTAGGCCAGTTGGACGGCGGACATATTCTTTATTCCCTGATCGGTTATCGGAAGCATAAAATTGTAGCCCGCGTTTTCTTTGCTTGTATTACAGCCCTGGCAGGAATTGAGATGATCCCTTTTTTGCGGGATTTCATTGCTGAGTATACGGCCCTTCCTTTCGCAGAATGGTTTGTTTGGGGCTTTATTTTATACCTCCTTATGACCAAGGCTTTTCGCACAGATCAACTTTGGATCAATGCTATGATAATTACTTCTCTCGCTCTTACTGCCGGCCACAATTTTGTTTTTGGAGCCGTTGATCCGGGGCAAGCATCCTTTATTTGGCTGATATGGAGCTTTTTTATTGCTTTTATAGTAAAAGTAGAACATCCTCCCGTAGATTTTGAAGAAGAATTATCTCCCGGTCGGCGCGTGATAGGGTGGCTGAGTATGCTTATCTTTCTTCTCTGTATCAGTCCCAACCCAATTTATATGAATTAA
- the smpB gene encoding SsrA-binding protein SmpB — translation MSENKNNTPTINNRKARHDFNIEETFEAGLVLKGTEVKSLRQGKASFTDSFAYLQNGEVWLRELYIKPYEHGSYYNHDPIRPRKLLLNKKEIRALDKATQQQGYTIVPLKLYFKKGNAKVLIGLAKGKKQYDKRDSIKEKDVKRQIERNVKGNYKINM, via the coding sequence ATGAGCGAAAACAAAAACAATACCCCAACCATTAACAATCGAAAGGCGCGCCACGATTTTAACATCGAGGAGACCTTTGAAGCCGGACTGGTTCTGAAAGGAACCGAGGTAAAATCCCTGCGTCAAGGGAAAGCCAGTTTTACGGATTCTTTTGCGTACTTGCAAAATGGCGAAGTATGGTTGAGGGAGTTGTATATCAAGCCTTATGAGCATGGATCCTATTATAATCACGATCCAATCCGACCAAGAAAATTACTTCTTAATAAAAAAGAAATCCGTGCCCTTGATAAAGCAACTCAGCAACAGGGCTATACCATCGTTCCTTTAAAACTGTACTTTAAAAAAGGCAACGCGAAAGTTTTGATTGGTTTGGCTAAGGGGAAAAAGCAATACGACAAGAGAGATTCCATCAAAGAAAAAGATGTGAAGCGACAAATCGAGCGAAATGTGAAGGGAAATTACAAGATTAATATGTAG
- a CDS encoding MgtC/SapB family protein yields MDPQLELIWKLGTSLAIGLLIGIERGWHGRTEDEGDRVAGIRTFSLSGLLGGIWAILIPYTGEWILGLVFIAFTGLIIASYVFEQKVPEEQDIGITTEVGLLLTFTLGSWAALGYQIEALATAVVVTTLLSIKPVLHSWLQKIDVEVIYAGIKLLIISVILLPLLPNQGYGPWNSLNPYWIWWMVVLISGLSFLGFILVKYAGEDKGTLLTSIIGGLASSTAVTLSLAQFAKQHHKGKPHIYVAGVLIASSIMLIRVFIEVSVVNPALLTPLWIPLAVMLVLTIGCVLWLWIKSEDESSKTNPTLDLGNPLQLPTALKFGALLAIILVLATALQEWFGDQGVYLLSLLSGLMDVDAITLSLSRMAQTEITAAVATLGIVIAVISNTLVKAGLFIFWVGWKRSLELLWMILIISTGGVLSVWLFV; encoded by the coding sequence ATGGATCCGCAGTTAGAACTCATATGGAAATTAGGCACGTCCCTGGCAATCGGTTTACTCATTGGGATTGAGCGGGGCTGGCATGGCCGAACCGAAGATGAGGGAGACCGGGTTGCAGGAATTCGCACTTTTAGCCTTTCCGGCTTGTTGGGGGGTATTTGGGCCATACTGATTCCTTACACCGGCGAATGGATTTTAGGGTTGGTTTTTATCGCTTTTACAGGTTTGATTATCGCCTCCTATGTCTTTGAACAAAAAGTGCCCGAGGAACAGGATATTGGCATTACCACCGAAGTAGGTTTGTTGCTCACCTTTACGCTTGGATCTTGGGCTGCTTTAGGATACCAGATTGAAGCCCTGGCCACCGCCGTTGTCGTTACCACCCTTTTAAGTATTAAGCCGGTATTGCATAGTTGGCTCCAAAAAATTGATGTGGAGGTAATTTATGCAGGTATCAAGCTGCTGATTATTTCCGTTATTCTGCTCCCGTTATTGCCCAACCAGGGTTATGGCCCATGGAATTCACTGAATCCTTATTGGATTTGGTGGATGGTGGTACTCATCTCCGGGCTCTCCTTTCTGGGATTTATATTGGTGAAATATGCAGGCGAGGATAAGGGTACACTATTAACCTCGATTATTGGCGGACTGGCTTCATCCACAGCTGTTACTTTAAGCCTCGCGCAGTTTGCCAAACAACATCACAAAGGGAAGCCTCATATTTATGTGGCAGGGGTATTGATTGCATCTTCAATAATGCTTATTCGGGTTTTTATAGAAGTTTCTGTGGTAAATCCTGCGCTTTTGACCCCGCTTTGGATTCCCCTGGCCGTGATGCTGGTTCTGACTATTGGATGTGTACTTTGGCTATGGATTAAATCTGAGGATGAGTCCTCCAAAACAAATCCCACGCTGGATTTAGGTAATCCTCTGCAACTGCCTACGGCTCTTAAATTCGGGGCGTTGCTGGCGATAATCCTGGTTCTGGCAACTGCACTTCAGGAATGGTTTGGAGACCAGGGCGTTTACCTGCTCTCACTGCTTTCCGGCTTGATGGATGTGGATGCTATCACCCTTTCTCTTTCCAGGATGGCTCAGACGGAAATAACAGCCGCGGTAGCTACCCTTGGCATTGTGATAGCTGTTATATCCAACACCTTAGTTAAAGCCGGCCTCTTTATTTTCTGGGTGGGATGGAAGAGAAGCCTTGAACTCCTCTGGATGATTTTGATTATCTCGACCGGCGGGGTGTTGAGTGTTTGGTTGTTTGTTTAA
- a CDS encoding dihydrofolate reductase family protein, with protein sequence MGKLIAAINTTLDGICDHTAGIPDEEIHQHYTKLLRQGDAILYGRTTYELMEFWRTLLENPSEEKSMNEFAKAIDQIPKIVFSRTLKNVAWESATIAKRELKATVLELKQSRRDGDKDIFVGSPSLIIQLMKLNLIDEYQFCVHPVVAGSGLPLFEDINDRTILKLIKTKTFSGGAVTLYYEPANEKTANS encoded by the coding sequence ATGGGAAAACTAATTGCCGCAATCAATACCACACTTGACGGAATTTGCGACCATACCGCAGGAATTCCAGATGAAGAAATACATCAGCATTATACAAAATTATTAAGGCAGGGAGATGCAATCCTATATGGCAGGACCACATATGAACTTATGGAATTTTGGCGAACCCTGTTGGAAAACCCTTCCGAAGAAAAATCAATGAATGAATTTGCCAAGGCTATAGACCAAATTCCGAAAATAGTTTTCTCCCGTACGCTTAAAAATGTGGCTTGGGAAAGTGCAACCATAGCAAAGCGTGAATTAAAAGCAACGGTTTTAGAACTTAAGCAATCCCGCCGTGACGGGGATAAAGACATTTTTGTCGGCAGTCCGAGCTTAATTATACAGCTGATGAAACTTAATTTGATTGATGAATACCAATTTTGTGTTCATCCTGTTGTTGCAGGAAGCGGTTTGCCATTATTTGAAGATATAAACGACAGGACAATTCTTAAACTCATAAAGACTAAAACCTTTAGCGGGGGTGCAGTAACACTTTACTATGAACCGGCAAACGAAAAAACCGCGAACTCCTGA
- the tsaA gene encoding tRNA (N6-threonylcarbamoyladenosine(37)-N6)-methyltransferase TrmO → MNSTTPYSLRPIGRVHSQLADRKDAPDQGSEGAPEAWIEIREEFKPAIDGIMAGSEIILLTWLHRSDRNTLQVHPRYNPGNPLKGVFATRAPDRPNPIGLHRVQVLEIAEPVRLKVSPLEALDGTPVIDIKPVLSGEH, encoded by the coding sequence ATGAACTCCACAACTCCCTATTCATTACGCCCCATCGGCAGGGTTCACTCGCAACTGGCCGACAGAAAGGACGCTCCCGATCAAGGATCTGAAGGGGCCCCGGAAGCGTGGATAGAGATCAGGGAAGAATTTAAACCGGCCATTGACGGAATCATGGCCGGCAGCGAAATCATCCTGCTTACATGGCTTCACCGAAGCGACCGCAACACCTTACAGGTTCATCCCCGATACAATCCCGGCAATCCCCTGAAGGGAGTCTTCGCTACCCGGGCGCCCGACCGGCCCAATCCCATTGGTTTGCACCGCGTGCAGGTGCTGGAGATTGCAGAACCGGTGCGTCTGAAAGTAAGTCCCCTGGAAGCACTCGACGGTACCCCTGTGATCGATATAAAACCTGTTCTTTCAGGGGAACATTGA
- a CDS encoding helix-turn-helix domain-containing protein, whose protein sequence is MVEIQKIETISDFEPKRIKKYLFLWCNKGSVAIEVDNKPLVIAKNQVLTITSGQYHCFKNTQKGKGYLLDFTLDYICKTEKDIELIFQNSLFCHFDYNEIITINNPGVIERQLQKIEQELNQKPFQYLESIHSRIELLLFEVNRSKITNGGEVWKPEALFLQFLEFVRNNFENNFSLKEIALRLQTTELKLNELAKQHAGKTAQNIIYGLVISEAKRKLHYEDKIIKEIAFELGFKDPYYFSKFFKNHTDLSPSEYQKEVI, encoded by the coding sequence ATGGTAGAAATTCAAAAAATAGAAACGATTTCGGACTTTGAACCAAAGCGAATAAAAAAATACTTATTTCTTTGGTGTAATAAGGGTTCTGTTGCCATTGAAGTAGACAATAAACCATTAGTCATTGCAAAAAATCAGGTTCTGACTATTACTTCCGGGCAATACCATTGTTTTAAAAACACTCAAAAGGGAAAAGGCTACTTACTTGATTTCACGCTCGACTATATATGCAAAACAGAAAAGGACATTGAACTTATTTTTCAGAATAGTCTTTTCTGCCATTTCGATTACAACGAAATCATTACCATCAACAACCCCGGTGTAATTGAGCGACAACTGCAAAAGATTGAGCAGGAGCTGAACCAAAAACCATTTCAATACCTGGAATCCATTCATTCACGTATTGAACTGTTGCTGTTTGAGGTAAACCGTTCAAAAATTACAAATGGCGGAGAAGTTTGGAAACCGGAAGCTCTGTTTTTGCAGTTTTTGGAATTCGTCCGCAACAATTTTGAAAACAACTTTTCTCTGAAAGAAATAGCCCTTCGATTGCAAACTACTGAATTGAAGTTAAATGAACTTGCCAAACAACACGCCGGTAAAACCGCTCAAAATATTATTTATGGATTAGTGATATCCGAAGCAAAACGTAAATTGCATTACGAGGATAAAATCATCAAAGAAATAGCATTTGAATTGGGTTTTAAAGACCCTTATTACTTTTCGAAGTTTTTTAAAAACCACACCGATCTATCCCCTTCCGAGTATCAAAAAGAGGTAATTTAG
- a CDS encoding DJ-1/PfpI family protein yields the protein MENQDIKQPATIGVLVFEGFLANEIVAPLDVFTKANDNGKPLFKVLLIAETTNPYVSEEGLKVVPDLTIANCPDLDVLVVPGAMNPDNQTQNRTLMDFIRQQSQKTEYTASHCAGAFLLGESGVADGKQVVTYCGGGETLQKEYPSLLIQDDSVNAVVSDGNIISSNGNLVSYLASLELLGKMAGVTQRKQVEDELLIHKLN from the coding sequence ATGGAAAATCAAGATATAAAACAACCTGCAACGATTGGGGTACTCGTGTTTGAAGGCTTTTTGGCCAACGAAATAGTCGCCCCTTTGGATGTATTCACCAAGGCCAATGATAATGGAAAACCTTTATTCAAGGTGCTTCTGATTGCGGAAACCACCAATCCTTATGTGAGTGAAGAAGGTTTAAAAGTTGTCCCAGACCTTACTATTGCAAATTGTCCGGATTTGGATGTTTTGGTAGTACCGGGTGCAATGAACCCGGACAACCAAACACAAAACCGAACGCTCATGGACTTTATCAGGCAACAAAGTCAAAAAACCGAATATACTGCAAGTCATTGTGCAGGAGCCTTCCTGCTGGGAGAATCCGGTGTAGCCGATGGGAAACAGGTGGTAACTTATTGCGGCGGCGGGGAAACGCTTCAAAAAGAATATCCATCCCTGCTGATTCAAGATGATAGTGTAAATGCGGTGGTATCCGACGGCAACATTATTTCATCCAATGGTAACCTCGTAAGCTATTTGGCATCATTGGAACTGTTGGGAAAAATGGCCGGGGTCACCCAGAGAAAACAAGTAGAGGACGAATTACTAATCCACAAACTAAATTAA
- a CDS encoding cupin domain-containing protein, translating into MNWEPLVEAGIHYEGISVKSLHFDKATNRSKAILLKFEKGASYPYHTHPAGEEILVLEGSCEIYHETLFQGDYLYTPPTGKHSVTTKTGCVLFLSVPEEVILIQENE; encoded by the coding sequence ATGAATTGGGAACCCCTGGTTGAAGCCGGGATACATTATGAAGGCATCTCCGTGAAATCCCTGCATTTTGACAAAGCCACAAACCGCTCAAAAGCCATTTTATTGAAGTTTGAAAAAGGGGCCTCATATCCTTATCACACTCATCCTGCCGGTGAAGAAATTTTGGTATTGGAAGGAAGCTGTGAAATCTACCACGAAACATTGTTCCAGGGAGATTATCTGTATACACCCCCGACAGGAAAACACAGTGTCACCACCAAAACCGGATGTGTGTTGTTTTTATCTGTACCGGAAGAAGTAATCTTAATTCAGGAAAATGAATAA
- a CDS encoding Nif3-like dinuclear metal center hexameric protein → MSTRIRQISTFLNQWAPPKVKMDYDNVGLLVGDPEAGVTSVLTCLDVTDAVVAEAIEKGCELIVAHHPLIFSKIGSINPTNEQGRIIYKLIKNDIGLLVAHTNLDAALDGVSFVLANILGLDNLRFLDKNYSISRKIRLITSHDDSEAVLKLLNYHSAEEAHYFDVHSREDGLKCFEAIIDQHNVSVLEKALKTEGMLKEGSFQVIDLASTSQNFGMGVIGEYPDDGIGKNEFLHLVSKALNVKAIRYSGDVDRIQKVAVCGGAGVFLKDKAMSAGAHAFVTADIKYHDYFTEKDNFLLVDVGHYESEFPVAEALKNELSEAFEGIDISVTRTVTNPMHVYVSDPEPKTIQPS, encoded by the coding sequence ATGTCAACCCGAATCCGGCAAATATCTACTTTCCTCAATCAGTGGGCGCCACCCAAAGTAAAAATGGATTACGATAATGTCGGATTACTTGTAGGAGACCCGGAAGCAGGTGTCACCTCCGTTCTCACTTGTCTGGATGTAACCGATGCTGTTGTAGCCGAAGCTATTGAAAAAGGCTGTGAACTGATCGTTGCTCACCACCCGCTTATTTTTAGCAAGATTGGAAGCATTAACCCGACCAACGAACAAGGAAGAATCATTTATAAACTAATTAAAAATGATATCGGATTGTTGGTGGCCCATACTAATTTAGACGCTGCTCTGGATGGGGTTTCTTTTGTGCTTGCCAATATTCTTGGATTGGACAACTTGAGATTCTTAGACAAAAATTATTCTATCAGTCGAAAAATCCGGTTGATTACTTCTCACGATGACAGTGAGGCGGTCCTCAAGCTTTTGAACTATCACTCGGCCGAGGAAGCTCATTATTTTGATGTACATAGCCGTGAAGACGGACTTAAATGCTTTGAAGCCATCATCGATCAACATAATGTTTCCGTATTGGAGAAAGCCCTGAAAACCGAAGGGATGTTAAAAGAAGGAAGCTTTCAGGTAATAGACCTTGCTTCTACCTCGCAAAATTTTGGAATGGGTGTAATTGGAGAATATCCGGATGATGGAATTGGAAAAAATGAATTTTTACACCTGGTTTCCAAAGCGTTAAATGTGAAAGCGATTCGGTATTCAGGAGATGTGGATCGTATCCAAAAAGTAGCCGTATGCGGTGGTGCCGGAGTATTTTTAAAAGATAAAGCCATGAGCGCCGGAGCCCATGCTTTCGTAACGGCCGATATTAAATATCATGATTACTTCACTGAAAAAGATAATTTTCTTTTGGTGGATGTAGGCCATTATGAAAGTGAATTTCCTGTAGCTGAAGCTTTAAAAAACGAGCTTTCTGAAGCGTTTGAAGGAATTGATATATCTGTAACCCGAACTGTAACCAACCCGATGCATGTTTATGTATCGGATCCCGAACCAAAAACTATTCAACCAAGCTGA